The following coding sequences lie in one Kitasatospora azatica KCTC 9699 genomic window:
- a CDS encoding TOMM precursor leader peptide-binding protein produces the protein MADQPQVLREPHQVIVGPWAPGCSECLRTRRAASASAERTAEMTAEAPARELPSFLADTVAGLASAKPGAQRFWIVDTATLALSRHGFLTDPHCPRCSVVPADTEQDAKPVRQARPKLSPESSRVRLLDRGALEATYVDEQSGLIASVTSYTQHSFPFTGAVMAVPGASMDPAGYGRTRDFSSAWSIAVAESLERLAAYAPSKRTGIRAGYAEVAEVAVDPRSLGLYPDDRFLLPDFPYRRFTEDAVTDWVWGYSFGRGRPVLVPEGFVYYRLPMPGGERRFASEVSSGFALGGCYEEAVLHGILEVAERDAFLTAWYGRTPLPEIDLATVPDRRIPLVAERIERLGYRVHVFDTTQDHGIASFWTLAEDLSGTGRPRAVSTGGSGLRPAEAILAALHELSQTVEYVGVLALDPQWIERARHLADHPDDVVSMADHLLCAANPASFDRYSFLLDNPVTSSWEQGLERWYWPRHTDIGADLDEAVRRFAAAGMDVVAVDTTSMEQTAGGFRCVKVLAPGSVPMTFGHAARRVTGLPRLSEVRNPHPHPFP, from the coding sequence ATGGCTGACCAGCCCCAGGTGCTCCGCGAACCGCACCAGGTGATCGTGGGACCCTGGGCGCCGGGCTGCTCGGAGTGCCTGCGCACGCGGCGCGCCGCGTCGGCATCCGCCGAACGCACCGCCGAGATGACCGCCGAGGCGCCGGCGCGGGAACTGCCGAGCTTCCTGGCCGACACCGTCGCCGGGCTGGCCTCGGCCAAGCCCGGGGCGCAGCGGTTCTGGATCGTCGACACGGCCACGCTCGCGCTGTCCCGGCACGGCTTTCTCACCGATCCGCACTGTCCGAGGTGTTCGGTGGTACCGGCCGACACCGAGCAGGACGCGAAACCGGTCCGGCAGGCGCGGCCCAAGCTGTCGCCCGAGTCGAGCCGCGTTCGCCTGCTGGACCGGGGCGCACTCGAGGCGACCTACGTCGACGAGCAGAGCGGCCTGATCGCTTCGGTCACCTCCTACACGCAGCACTCGTTCCCGTTCACCGGGGCCGTGATGGCCGTGCCCGGTGCCTCGATGGACCCGGCCGGGTACGGCCGCACCCGGGACTTCTCCTCCGCGTGGTCCATCGCGGTGGCCGAGTCGCTGGAACGGCTCGCCGCGTACGCGCCGAGCAAGCGGACCGGCATCAGGGCCGGCTACGCCGAGGTGGCCGAGGTCGCGGTCGACCCCCGCTCGCTCGGCCTGTATCCCGACGACCGGTTCCTGCTCCCGGACTTCCCGTACCGGCGGTTCACCGAGGACGCGGTGACCGACTGGGTGTGGGGCTACTCCTTCGGCCGCGGCCGGCCGGTGCTGGTGCCGGAGGGCTTCGTCTACTACCGGTTGCCGATGCCCGGCGGTGAGCGCAGGTTCGCCAGCGAGGTCTCCAGTGGCTTCGCGCTCGGCGGGTGCTACGAGGAGGCCGTGCTGCACGGCATCCTCGAAGTCGCCGAACGCGACGCGTTCCTGACGGCCTGGTACGGGCGCACGCCCCTGCCCGAGATCGACCTGGCCACGGTGCCCGATCGGCGGATCCCGCTGGTGGCCGAGCGGATCGAGCGGCTCGGATACCGGGTGCACGTCTTCGACACCACGCAGGACCACGGGATCGCGTCGTTCTGGACGCTCGCCGAGGACCTCAGCGGAACCGGACGGCCCAGGGCCGTCTCGACCGGCGGCAGCGGACTGCGGCCGGCCGAGGCGATCCTGGCGGCGCTGCACGAACTGAGCCAGACCGTCGAGTACGTGGGCGTCCTCGCGCTCGATCCGCAGTGGATCGAGCGGGCCCGGCACCTGGCCGACCATCCGGACGATGTCGTGTCGATGGCCGACCACCTGCTCTGCGCGGCCAACCCGGCCAGTTTCGACCGGTACTCCTTCCTGCTCGACAACCCGGTGACATCGAGCTGGGAGCAGGGACTCGAGCGCTGGTACTGGCCGCGCCACACCGATATCGGCGCGGATCTAGACGAGGCCGTCCGGCGTTTCGCCGCGGCCGGCATGGATGTCGTCGCCGTCGACACCACCTCCATGGAACAGACAGCGGGAGGCTTCAGATGCGTCAAGGTGCTGGCACCGGGTTCGGTGCCGATGACCTTCGGACACGCGGCCCGGCGGGTGACGGGGCTGCCCAGGCTGTCCGAGGTGCGCAATCCGCACCCGCATCCCTTCCCGTGA
- a CDS encoding SagB family peptide dehydrogenase: protein MSGQEAGVGREFLRVSLEDLAEAMETRQSEYANPDEPLKFKIYRDRPRRPLTTRVPGELTAVEALDESALSTLLRYGYGISRQEFDTNGTWPFHRMVASARCLFAVQLYVCLPDGVYHYDAPHHSLVLLRDGDHRPLLARATGTAGELPEAVFVLSGLFSKAAYIYRDYAYRLCTQEAGLLTGNLDLVARSMGLRAHVHHQFLDEPVNKLLGLDRDEEPALVVLPLHLADTGIRRATVTEKAAALAATIDPIEPHVVRSGLRVAQACPRLTAVNRASFRTDTASFATAEPVAAAVLGTEPLALPEAEVPEVDLAQVLRSRDSGPGIFRPLASQVDGVELWTRLARLRTGVSSDAVPAGAPVPVEIFLTVGDLTGIPAGCYRLDQDTGALQPVDRADPAMDAVTAIERVTIPGPIFKDMNAVVHLVVDREWAFDTFGDRGYRVINQEAGLLAHRVCVAAAAQGVAGRVVNAYHAEGVRAALGLTEQRHTPVFQILLARTGPGGRMIVPVEPEAVE, encoded by the coding sequence GTGAGCGGCCAGGAGGCCGGCGTGGGCCGGGAGTTCCTGCGGGTCAGTCTGGAGGACCTCGCCGAGGCGATGGAGACCCGGCAGTCCGAGTACGCCAACCCGGACGAGCCGCTGAAGTTCAAGATCTACCGGGACCGGCCCCGCCGCCCGCTGACCACCAGGGTGCCCGGGGAGCTGACCGCGGTCGAGGCGCTGGACGAGTCGGCGCTGTCGACGTTGCTGCGCTACGGCTACGGCATCTCCCGGCAGGAGTTCGACACCAACGGGACCTGGCCCTTCCACCGGATGGTCGCCTCGGCGCGCTGCCTGTTCGCCGTACAGCTGTACGTCTGCCTGCCCGACGGCGTCTACCACTACGACGCCCCGCACCACTCGCTGGTGCTGCTGCGCGACGGGGACCACCGGCCGCTGCTGGCCAGGGCGACCGGGACGGCGGGTGAGCTGCCGGAGGCCGTGTTCGTGCTCTCCGGGCTGTTCTCCAAGGCCGCGTACATCTACCGCGACTACGCCTACCGGCTGTGCACCCAGGAGGCCGGTCTGCTCACCGGGAACCTCGACCTGGTCGCGCGGTCCATGGGCCTGCGGGCCCATGTGCACCACCAGTTCCTCGACGAGCCGGTCAACAAGCTGCTCGGACTCGACCGCGACGAGGAGCCGGCGCTCGTGGTCCTGCCGCTCCATCTCGCCGACACCGGAATTCGCCGCGCCACGGTCACCGAGAAGGCGGCGGCCCTGGCCGCGACCATCGACCCGATCGAGCCGCACGTGGTCCGCAGCGGACTGCGGGTCGCGCAGGCCTGCCCGAGGTTGACGGCGGTCAACCGCGCGTCCTTCCGCACCGACACCGCGAGCTTCGCGACGGCCGAACCGGTCGCGGCCGCCGTGCTCGGCACCGAACCGCTGGCCCTGCCCGAGGCCGAGGTCCCGGAGGTGGATCTGGCGCAGGTGCTGCGGTCACGTGATTCCGGTCCCGGGATCTTCCGGCCCCTGGCGTCGCAGGTCGACGGAGTCGAACTGTGGACGCGGCTGGCCCGGCTCCGCACCGGGGTCAGCAGCGACGCCGTCCCGGCCGGTGCGCCGGTGCCGGTGGAGATCTTCCTGACCGTCGGTGATCTGACGGGCATTCCGGCGGGCTGCTACCGGCTCGACCAGGACACCGGCGCACTGCAGCCGGTCGACCGGGCGGATCCCGCCATGGACGCCGTGACCGCGATCGAACGCGTCACCATCCCCGGACCGATCTTCAAGGACATGAACGCCGTCGTGCATCTCGTCGTCGACCGCGAGTGGGCGTTCGACACCTTCGGCGACCGCGGCTACCGGGTGATCAACCAGGAGGCCGGGCTGCTCGCGCACCGCGTGTGCGTCGCGGCCGCGGCGCAGGGCGTCGCCGGCCGGGTCGTCAACGCGTACCACGCCGAGGGAGTGCGCGCGGCGCTCGGACTCACCGAGCAGCGCCACACCCCGGTCTTCCAGATCCTGCTGGCCAGGACCGGACCGGGCGGTCGCATGATCGTGCCCGTCGAGCCAGAAGCGGTGGAGTGA
- a CDS encoding lantibiotic dehydratase, whose product MDRLQETGPDPERYVLGPAAVVRLAGSPVAALDGLRCARSWRTATELVPLRAEITAAADELSDLLHAAIGATGDGELKARLVAVRRAVHRGRHVDPARLVDVPAELVAPVREWTARLTERDRLLAALPEQLEQDWAASYESLLAGARLPAFQLGLVHANPDMFLALRKWFDTGRAPQRQTVLRLAQYLARSAAKTSPYSTFTSSGLAAWGEALDIVEPAARPAAGQLAAATATEVSVGSLHRIARAVCERPELVGGCRLRINPSATAVDGALLFLGRRPVEYVHTLALTPLLRRVLELTTPESTLDELRGKLLALAADGHQVDVFLRRLVTLGLLELVPPLADQSPDPVADLRAWLHQCGQPGLERLDRTLQGVAEALSSYPTITEPGDRVAIREAVVRGLDAALREVGDHSHANNPKMAQEFGRYSFYENAVHPGATAVLDRAGWRPLLDDLDAVRTLLGLIGPDLPFKLTLGSLFRSQYPAGAQIPLLVFYRNVLAEQSAGAASSQAGPGSRLAHSRFAGADSPVEAVRELYRLRTASKRLLGERTPDRDGVVRVDAEEVRLLAKEWPNWVRTPTSLAVYCQLADAAHGPELVVNSIGCGFGRGRNRIRQILDVLDLHADVPDEPGLAAHRDDVLFAEFEAVARSAVNVRKPGVRLVVDYPGVRSMREQDDLLPVNDLYVQCGDDGLLELVSRRLGKRICPVHPGLGADRLLPPTARFMIEAFGESNTWFGAHTELRMTSDPRADNGVRHLPRLMVGNVVLRRAMWMTRADRLPRRADAATGAAWVLKMAGWLAEHGIPERCFVTVLDPASLGQGENGQGPSNDTKPNYVDFTSMLLLLGLERRLTEPNAIVQISEMLPDPGHVRGEHVAEYIVELNEPGVTYV is encoded by the coding sequence ATGGACAGGCTGCAGGAAACCGGCCCCGACCCGGAGCGGTACGTGCTCGGCCCGGCCGCCGTGGTGCGCCTGGCCGGCAGCCCGGTCGCCGCGCTGGACGGACTGCGGTGCGCGCGCAGCTGGCGCACCGCCACCGAGCTGGTGCCGCTGCGGGCCGAGATCACCGCCGCGGCCGACGAGTTGTCGGACCTGCTGCACGCGGCGATCGGCGCCACCGGCGACGGCGAGCTGAAGGCCAGGCTGGTCGCGGTGCGCAGGGCCGTGCACCGCGGTCGCCATGTCGATCCGGCGCGGTTGGTCGACGTCCCCGCCGAGCTGGTCGCCCCGGTCCGGGAATGGACGGCGCGGCTCACCGAACGCGACCGCCTGCTGGCGGCGCTGCCGGAGCAGCTCGAACAGGACTGGGCCGCGAGCTACGAGTCCCTGCTCGCCGGGGCCCGGCTGCCCGCGTTCCAACTCGGTCTCGTGCACGCCAACCCGGACATGTTCCTGGCCCTGCGGAAGTGGTTCGACACCGGACGCGCACCGCAGCGCCAGACCGTGCTGCGCCTGGCGCAGTACCTGGCCCGTTCGGCGGCGAAGACCAGCCCGTACTCCACGTTCACCAGCAGCGGCCTGGCCGCCTGGGGCGAGGCCCTGGACATCGTCGAGCCGGCCGCGCGACCGGCCGCCGGGCAGCTCGCCGCGGCGACCGCGACCGAGGTCAGCGTCGGTTCGCTGCACCGGATCGCGCGCGCCGTCTGCGAACGCCCGGAGCTCGTCGGCGGCTGCCGACTGCGGATCAACCCCAGCGCCACGGCCGTCGACGGCGCGCTGCTGTTCCTGGGCCGCCGACCGGTCGAGTACGTGCACACCCTCGCGCTCACCCCGCTGCTGCGCCGGGTGCTGGAACTGACCACGCCCGAGAGCACCTTGGACGAGCTGCGCGGCAAGCTGCTGGCCCTGGCGGCCGACGGGCACCAGGTCGACGTGTTCCTGCGCCGGCTGGTGACGCTGGGCCTGCTGGAGCTGGTCCCGCCGCTGGCCGACCAGTCCCCGGACCCGGTCGCCGACCTGCGCGCCTGGCTGCACCAGTGCGGGCAGCCCGGCCTGGAACGGCTGGACCGGACCCTGCAGGGGGTGGCCGAGGCGCTGTCGAGCTACCCGACGATCACCGAACCCGGCGACCGGGTCGCCATCCGCGAGGCCGTGGTCCGCGGACTGGACGCGGCACTGCGCGAGGTGGGCGACCACTCCCACGCCAACAACCCGAAGATGGCCCAGGAGTTCGGCCGGTACAGCTTCTACGAGAACGCGGTGCACCCCGGGGCGACGGCGGTGCTGGACCGGGCGGGCTGGCGACCGCTGCTGGACGACCTCGACGCGGTGCGCACCCTGCTCGGCCTGATCGGGCCCGATCTGCCGTTCAAGCTCACGCTCGGCTCGCTGTTCCGCAGCCAGTACCCGGCCGGCGCGCAGATTCCGCTGCTGGTGTTCTACCGGAACGTGCTGGCCGAGCAGTCCGCCGGCGCCGCGTCGAGCCAGGCCGGGCCCGGGTCACGCCTGGCGCACAGCCGGTTCGCCGGTGCGGACAGCCCGGTCGAGGCCGTGCGCGAGCTGTACCGCCTGCGCACCGCCAGCAAGCGACTGCTGGGTGAGCGCACGCCCGACCGGGACGGCGTGGTCCGCGTCGACGCCGAGGAAGTGCGCCTGCTGGCCAAGGAATGGCCGAACTGGGTGCGCACCCCGACCTCGCTCGCGGTCTACTGCCAGCTCGCCGACGCCGCACACGGTCCGGAGCTGGTGGTCAACAGCATCGGGTGCGGCTTCGGCCGCGGCCGCAACCGGATCCGGCAGATCCTGGACGTGCTCGACCTGCACGCCGACGTCCCGGACGAGCCGGGGCTGGCCGCGCACCGCGACGACGTGCTCTTCGCCGAGTTCGAGGCCGTGGCCCGCTCCGCCGTCAACGTCAGGAAGCCGGGTGTCCGGCTGGTCGTCGACTACCCCGGTGTGCGCAGCATGCGCGAGCAGGACGACCTGCTGCCGGTCAACGACCTGTACGTGCAGTGCGGCGACGACGGGCTGCTGGAACTGGTGTCGCGGCGCCTCGGCAAGCGGATCTGCCCGGTGCACCCGGGTCTCGGCGCCGACCGGCTGCTGCCGCCCACCGCGCGTTTCATGATCGAGGCGTTCGGCGAGTCCAACACCTGGTTCGGTGCGCACACCGAGCTCAGGATGACCTCGGACCCGCGCGCGGACAACGGCGTGCGGCACCTGCCCCGGCTGATGGTGGGCAACGTGGTGCTGCGCCGAGCCATGTGGATGACCCGCGCGGACCGGCTGCCCCGGCGGGCCGACGCCGCGACCGGCGCGGCCTGGGTCCTGAAGATGGCCGGCTGGCTGGCCGAACACGGGATCCCCGAGCGGTGCTTCGTGACCGTTCTCGACCCGGCCTCGCTGGGCCAGGGCGAGAACGGCCAGGGGCCGAGCAACGACACCAAACCGAACTACGTGGATTTCACGAGCATGCTGCTGCTGCTCGGTTTGGAACGCCGGCTCACCGAGCCGAACGCGATCGTGCAGATCAGCGAGATGCTGCCGGATCCCGGCCACGTCCGCGGTGAGCACGTGGCGGAGTACATCGTGGAACTGAACGAGCCCGGAGTCACATATGTCTGA
- a CDS encoding thiopeptide-type bacteriocin biosynthesis protein, with amino-acid sequence MSEQSEHSWVSAHLFYHGDQDAVITGVVRPAVERLGGAGLVDGFFFLRYWEGGPHVRLRVRTRPEHVQEVRSVIEETAAEFFRTSPSQSALTEQGYAESAPALAEQERMADYDTVLHPDNSVAFIDYVPETEVFGTGRALAAVEKQFMASSVLAVELIARGRTPGQRAMDAFAMLAANRTVFTGILPELAYQARFMVESGGSMAELLGSADFERHFDANKAQLRTSLEAVWAATRGVALPNASVASSWLETVRDANDTLVELELLGQLDAYPDFEAPADVLQHINHLVPQLIVERCTHLMCNRLGISLAQESHLRLLLTRTAFDLCAV; translated from the coding sequence ATGTCTGAGCAGTCTGAGCACAGCTGGGTCAGCGCCCACCTCTTCTACCACGGCGACCAGGACGCCGTGATCACCGGTGTGGTCAGGCCCGCCGTCGAACGGCTGGGCGGAGCCGGACTGGTCGACGGCTTCTTCTTCCTGCGCTACTGGGAGGGCGGCCCGCACGTCCGGCTGCGGGTGCGCACCCGACCGGAGCACGTCCAGGAGGTCCGTTCGGTCATCGAGGAGACGGCCGCGGAATTCTTCCGCACCTCGCCGTCGCAGTCCGCGCTGACCGAACAGGGCTACGCCGAGTCCGCGCCCGCGCTCGCCGAGCAGGAGCGCATGGCCGACTACGACACAGTGCTGCATCCGGACAACTCGGTCGCGTTCATCGACTACGTGCCCGAGACCGAGGTGTTCGGCACCGGCCGCGCGCTGGCGGCCGTCGAGAAGCAGTTCATGGCGTCCAGCGTGCTGGCGGTCGAACTGATCGCCCGCGGTCGCACCCCGGGGCAGCGCGCCATGGACGCCTTCGCCATGCTGGCCGCCAACCGTACGGTCTTCACCGGCATCCTGCCCGAACTCGCCTACCAGGCACGGTTCATGGTCGAGAGCGGCGGCTCCATGGCGGAGCTGCTGGGATCGGCGGACTTCGAGCGGCACTTCGACGCCAACAAGGCGCAGCTGCGCACCAGCCTGGAGGCGGTGTGGGCGGCGACCAGGGGTGTGGCGCTGCCGAACGCGTCCGTGGCGAGCAGCTGGCTGGAGACCGTGCGCGACGCCAACGACACCCTGGTCGAACTGGAGCTGCTGGGCCAGTTGGACGCCTACCCCGACTTCGAGGCTCCTGCCGACGTGCTGCAGCACATCAACCACCTGGTCCCGCAGCTGATCGTGGAACGGTGCACGCACCTGATGTGCAACCGGCTCGGCATCAGCCTGGCCCAGGAGTCCCACCTGCGGCTGCTGCTGACCAGGACCGCCTTCGACCTGTGCGCGGTGTGA